One Polyodon spathula isolate WHYD16114869_AA chromosome 58, ASM1765450v1, whole genome shotgun sequence genomic window carries:
- the LOC121307757 gene encoding zinc finger protein 28-like gives MSTVATRNSSLQRRPGGVPSSQRKPYKCSKCERAFNSLAKLERHGRRAHAGTRRHSCSGCQQSFSDPVELATHLRHAHGIHRPHKCPLCARTFALLSSLRVHKRTHVGGQSFLPSSSLQQQQSKIPRVRDYKCLTCGKDFSKPYHLRRHQEVHLTALSHKCPDCGKCFRAKTHLYLHRLVHGTKHKCERCNKFFVHQAGLEGHLQRFHSQPGGEEEGRGGGEKEQEQAPSPEPLHRCSQCPKRFRSAARLAVHRRRFHARQEEEKEAATPESKTFACTLCDRVFRHSSTLSHHKSRHLRQELRCSVCTHDLANGGSLQLRVRLHHTGGKRPYHCLVCTRTFCAMLTFLRHCEKHQQQDKEGQGAGSAE, from the coding sequence ATGTCAACCGTTGCCACTCGAAACAGCAGCTTGCAGCGCAGGCCCGGCGGGGTACCCAGCAGCCAGAGGAAGCCCTACAAGTGCTCCAAGTGCGAGCGTGCCTTCAATAGCCTTGCCAAACTGGAGCGGCATGGCCGGAGGGCCCACGCAGGGACGCGCAGGCACAGCTGCTCGGGCTGCCAGCAGAGCTTCTCGGACCCGGTCGAGCTCGCCACACACCTGCGTCACGCCCACGGGATCCACAGACCACACAAGTGCCCGCTGTGCGCCAGGACCTTCGCCCTGCTCTCCAGCCTGCGGGTGCACAAGAGGACCCACGTGGGCGGGCAGAGCTTCCTCCCGAGCTCCAGcctccagcagcagcagagtaAGATCCCCAGAGTTAGGGATTACAAGTGCCTCACCTGCGGCAAGGACTTCTCCAAGCCCTACCACCTCCGGAGGCACCAGGAGGTGCATCTGACCGCCTTGAGCCACAAGTGTCCGGACTGTGGGAAGTGCTTCAGGGCCAAGACTCACCTGTACCTCCACCGGCTCGTGCACGGCACGAAGCACAAGTGCGAACGGTGCAATAAGTTCTTTGTCCACCAGGCGGGGCTTGAGGGTCACCTGCAGAGGTTCCACAGCCAGCCAGGGGGTGAGGaggaaggaagaggaggaggagaaaaagaacaagaacaagCACCATCACCAGAGCCCCTTCACCGGTGCAGCCAGTGCCCGAAGCGCTTCCGATCGGCCGCCCGGCTCGCGGTGCATCGCCGCCGCTTCCACGCCCGCcaagaggaggagaaggaggcgGCAACTCCAGAGAGCAAGACGTTCGCCTGCACGCTCTGCGACAGGGTCTTCAGGCACTCCTCCACCCTCTCGCACCACAAGAGTAGGCACCTCCGCCAGGAGCTGCGCTGCAGCGTGTGCACCCACGACCTTGCCAACGGCGGGTCCCTGCAGCTCCGAGTCCGCCTGCACCACACCGGCGGGAAGAGGCCTTACCACTGCCTGGTCTGCACCAGGACCTTCTGCGCCATGCTGACCTTCCTGAGGCACTGCGAGAAGCACCAGCAGCAGGACAAGGAAGGGCAAGGAGCCGGGAGCGCCGAGTAG
- the LOC121307759 gene encoding uncharacterized protein LOC121307759: protein MESMEEFDRECPMMKTFCQLLSEDEFEEQALSYTERALLDLFHTMDQNPELYERVIRKRKQGELEKASVGSCLKAKFFTAVEGQMNRCNAVGAAELKQRVGHLKEEMKKVQAYAQEAKCAAKRTSKRLAERRQKTPGECDEEQAPPPPPPLPPSTALPEAQTLLKDRTNHRKSEFQMAATPDLLNSYGLSRLDRHCRSSVDLRALSEPEPESSSNPHHNIQYELLASIPLKRLHATGIVRSPGGTPLKTPRKSQPKSGEESSPASAFNTALITKFRNAVSPTGTSSLDSPERSDSDTDSSGFATPHGTP, encoded by the exons ATGGAATCGATGGAAGAGTTTGACCGAGAGTGCCCCATGATGAAGACGTTTTGCCAGCTGCTTTCGGAGGACGAGTTTGAGGAGCAAGCCCTGTCCTACACCGAGCGGGCTCTGCTGGACCTGTTTCACACCATGGACCAGAACCCAGAGCTGTACGAGCGCGTGATCCGGAAGAGGAAACAGGGCGAGCTGGAGAAGGCCAGTGTCGGCTCCTGTTTAAAG GCAAAGTTCTTCACCGCAGTGGAGGGCCAGATGAACCGCTGCAACGCTGTGGGGGCTGCCGAGCTGAAACAAAGGGTGGGGCATCTCAAGGAGGAGATGAAGAAGGTGCAGGCCTACGCTCAAG AAGCGAAATGTGCAGCGAAGAGAACCTCAAAGCGTTTGGCTGAAAGGAGACAGAAAACCCCAGGTGAATGTGATGAAGAGcaagccccgccccctcctccACCTCTACCCCCCAGCACTGCGCTGCCTGAGGCACAGACTCTGCTGAAGGACAGGACCAATCACAGGAAG AGTGAGTTTCAGATGGCTGCAACCCCTGATCTGTTGAACAGTTATGGGCTCTCGAGACTGGACCGACACTGCAGGAG CTCAGTGGACCTGAGAGCTCTCTCAGAACCTGAACCCGAGAGTTCTTCCAATCCGCACCACAACATCCAGTACGAGCTGCTGGCCAGCATCCCCCTGAAGAGACTCCATGCCACTGGGATTGTGAG ATCCCCAGGAGGCACTCCGTTGAAAACCCCGAGAAAGAGCCAGCCGAAGAGCGGAGAGGAGAGTTCCCCAGCCTCCGCGTTCAACACAGCGCTGATCACCAAGTTCCGCAACGCTGTGAGTCCGACGGGAACGTCGTCACTCGACTCTCCGGAGCGCAGCGACAGCGACACAGACAGCTCGGGGTTCGCCACGCCCCACGGGACTCCGTGA